Below is a genomic region from Hevea brasiliensis isolate MT/VB/25A 57/8 chromosome 3, ASM3005281v1, whole genome shotgun sequence.
agaacgttttaatggtcaattagtgaccattttaggtaagttgaccacaatttggactgaaatatagcatggccaagtgaatgtgtaggctgcctaaggacaacagcagagtgactgaaatttcagtccacttggactgccataactttggctgtgtaggttcaattggtgtttggccaattggacatgaaactaggcttataatggcacatttttgctgaagaaaccatgcccaaaagaccaaagcaagaggaccaaaagttggccccaatccggataccctgcaaacagcccctgcagaatgaccaaatgaacagtaactgttcatttggccataactcactgtagaatggtcaaattgacctgaaatttttacagtaacaagatatgatatagacaaataactttcatgaagaacatcaccccaaattattccattaacccattcaaattattgggcaaagttgagttatcaaacctgcaactctgcagattttcatttgagcagtaatgtttggaggactataactctctttagaaaacttcaatttaggcgattcctgaaccgatggaaacctaaggtatggtagaacatttcataagaagaaagttagaccaaattatgaacttaacttgatcaaattactgaccaaagttggaccaaaaatctgcggaccaaaatctcggcatgagcgattgcacgtgaacagtaaacttattttggccataacttgagctacaaaactccaaatggagtgattcaaaaaaggaaattcaactagacaaaataaggaacaactttcatgtttaccatttcctcaaattcccactgcaacagtgcttaatggaatagtaaagttaagttttaaaaactgaaaattttgtttcccttggttaaagcttagaaatggtattaatgcttaatgccaacaagttttaaatgaaaaatgtggtatgtttgaagtgccaaagtcagtgtacatattctctatgcaaaagtcaactttcttgttgaccaatgaaatgaatagtgacaccaaaacttgaaattcaaaaatgtgaaacttaaaaatgcaaaatgccctagtaagcctaatgtgattggtttggatagtttggcatgccaatagggtattgttttagcgatcgcgaaggctttatgcctgtattcatggctttatgcccgtattcatggcttttatgcccgtattcatggcttttatgccgattatgtgatatcatggctttttagccatactgactgcatacgtggttgacattctgcgtcccatggtatgacggcccgagacaccacggtgtccagtgccaacgacccgttatccagtccagtcgttcagtataggttacttgggcatggaaaagtataactgtaattgaactgattgttaaagaaaatacaaaaattaaatatcaggaatgattatgatagaatacaaagaaactcaagatcatgaagaaaataattaacaaaatgcatgaagaagttaatatcataaaacgtaattagccctcgactaaacattaaattggtaattattcagttcttatgaacacaatggctaagaaattatgatttttattagcctattatattttcttgtattattggcaccactaagctttatgcttagcgcgtcgcttttgcaacgcgtaggtactgaagatttggacagagggcccggtagaccacagattgggtaaggccattcacagttctgcatagcgtccgtgtcacctcacagactacagtgcattggtaggacactaggtcccatcttgtattttgagatttttgtaaattttgtaattaaactcttattttatcatgtgtatttgaaacaaatgtaatataattttgtattaatgtaagtacttgtaaattgtgattataaatcacatgtgagaatttatttatgatttgagtctaatgatgatgtgaaatgaatgaatgacaaatagaggaattgttaagtaaattgtgtttgtgaaaggaaaagtgaatacataactgtgacttatacatgattatcacatgagatgaatgattgagaaatgaatggtgaaaaatgttgagattttgatattgaagtttgagagtgatgagatgattgaatatgatcataggaagtgtttttcacaggttccgaagaactgttttctctatttttagccggtactctgccggattttctataaaattttcgaaacctcaaataaattataatttcgataaatagcttaaataaattatatttcacaagttatattcaaaaggaagaataaaaaaatgaattaagataaaatagagtgctcggcacactgagtggcataacttgctcggctacactgtagtcgggtaaggggtgtcacattatttTTCTATTATTGATATTGATGACTTTTGGATAAATATCAAGTACTTAAATAATCAGTCTTGAATTGAACATCCATGGCACTAGGTTGCAAGATAAGAGTAACTGCTAGTGGAAAACATCCTTCACAAATTCAACATAAGCGTACACCAACAAATTCTTCATTATCAAGAACAATAAGCAATCTAACAAATACATCAAATGTGATTGGTAATGAGTCTACACCATCGAATTCATTACTACTTTATACAATTAACAATCCATCAATTACCTCAAATGTGATTGATAATGCATCAACCACACCAAATGAATCAATGACTGTTGAACTAGTAAATAATGAAggcaaataaattttcttttcctttcagcTTTCATAAGGATTTAATATtcgcattttttttttatcataatgcaACTTGTCTAATAAAAAAGAGAGGTCATGGTGTAGCTAGGGGTTTCGAGGTGAAAAAGTGTATAAAAGAGGGACAAAAAAATAAAGGGTGTTATGATGATAAAAAAGAAAGCATCTACTAGTTGGTCCagctgaaaatttatttaaaacgaAAATAGGCGTGATAATTCGATTGTTTGCACCATTAGAGTTTTTAATTGGAAAAAAATGACTGATGATCTTAAAAAATCATTGTTCACAAAACTTGAGGTtagatgatgatgatgacgattattattattattattattattattattattattattattattattattattattagaagttatattttttatttatgtatTTGCAGGTTGAATTTGATTATGCTTAAGTGATCCTCACACAAAGAACGTGGTTGATAAAATTATGACAAAGCATTTTCTAACTTACAAACATTAATGTCACaaacattatttaaaattttacactCCAGAGGaagcatataaaaataaatatgaaaataattttcacaattattattttgataaataaaaattaatcacttttaatttatgaaaaacaAGTTCGTTACTATTACAAAATAATATTTGTTCTAATTAAATATGTAAAACCTATATTTTGTCGCGCTTTTAAATTTTTgatgtaatatattttattacAAAATATTAATTGTGATTAAATATTTTGTCATTTCCCCAACTTTAtgacaaatatattttttttttgttagaatttCAATTGTGATGCACTAATTTCGtcacattaattattttttgataaaTTTTTTGTTATCACTATAAACATTACAACAAAATATTTCTATCACACTAAATAACAAGTGATAAAATTTACTTCGTCAAAATAACTATTATGACAACAAATATTTTGTCATGATtacatttatgaaaaatttatttgtcactattaaaattttgaaaaaatattatttatcacaATATAAAATTTTGTCACCGTAAAGGTTAATAATTTTACCTTAAGTAAAAATATATTGCAACAAAAGTTAGCTTATTGCGACAAATTTATCTTTTTTTGAGATAAAGTATTTTgtcaaaatattataattttagtgACATGTTACCTTTGTCACTATAAATGATAATTTATTGTCACAAAATTAAATTTGTCTCCATTTACTTATTAAGACAAGCTTATTTTGACAAATTCCATAACAAAATGAATTTGTCACAACATAATTTTTGTGATAAAAGGGGTACTTATAAtgacaaaataaattattaatataaactaaaatttttgtAGTCCAAGGGTTTAGGTTATTTCTTAGTTTAGAAAatgacatttttttttaatttttttacttttctaAAGACGATTAGtgatgtcattttaaatcatCAATGAGTAATCTTCATTAGTGACATTAATTTTTTGACTCAGTGATGTAAAAATTTTCTTAGCACCTACTAGAAAAAAAAGGTGGGATGGAGATCTTTTTAGAGACGTTTTTATAAAATATccttaaataaaatatatgattaGATATGTTTTTTAATTATAGCTAATTAAAACTTTTGAGAAAGATTTTAAAATTGTCTCTTCATATACTTTTTTTTGTCTCAAAATCTTTGATGGAAAGCGGAGTAAGTTTTCTTTATTTTAAGTGATGATTTTATAAAAACGtcctaaataattaatatttaaagacattttttcaaaacataactaattatttcgtctttaattcttaaatttcttGTAGTGAGTTATGCTTACTTTGTCAAAATTATTACTCAAACTTACTctattcaaattttcattctCTCAACACACGTCTTTAACTTAAGTTTCAGAGTAATTGGGCATAAGGCCACCAACCTCATCATTTCTTTTTGTTTTACAAGCTTACTTGGCACATTGACCGGTCTTCAGAAGCTTACAGTAGCATCAAAAATCATGCCAACTAAAGAGGAAAGTTAAATGGTCGAAGATTTAAAAGGATATATGCAAGCGCTAGATACACAAAGAATGTAAGAGATTACAAGAATGCCCTTCTTAATGGAAGAAATGTCGATAGTTTCACAATATGAATACCTAAAAAAGATACTTGAAGAAGTCCAAAGGATGGAGATGGAGCAATACGAGAAGAGGTTCAAGGAGCCAATACTGGTGGGGGACCTGTtgggacaaatattatgaaaatttgaCGTCAAAGTCTTCTACAACCCACCTCCTCATGCGAAGACGTGCATGTAAGATATTCAACCCACTCTTTAGGACTATGCACTTGAATCCAAAGTTTTGCCCAAGAAGCACCTTTTTCTTTGGCTTTAAACTTTCTCAAAACTCTTTTCTTAATTGCTTTGTTTAGTACATGAAACGTAGAACattcatatatatattttaatgtgCACGAATATAATGCCAACAACATCAAGAGCGTCTGGATCTAACACATTCCAAATCAAATTAATTACAACAAGAGTTATAAACTAACTTATAGCAGCAAGCTGTACCTCTCCATTCTTGATATCTTCTTTAGCTACTTGAGTATCTTCTTCCTTGGCCTCTTCCAAGCGTTTGCTAGTATAGAACCAAGAACAAATTACATAATAAAGAATATTAAGAACTTGAATACAAGTGACAAGCCAATAGTAATAGTCCAATTTCCCCCTATTTAGGTTTCTATCAGGCAACCAGTTGTTTGTCTGGTTAGAACTATACTTATGAACTAGTGATACCAGAAGTGTACCTAAATAATTTCCTAGAGAATTTGCCATCCAATAAAGCCCAATACCAATGCTTCTCATGCTTTCAGGTGATTGATCGTAAAGAAATTCTGTCTGTCCAACCGTCGTGAACACTTCTGCTATTCCGTGAAGGAAAAATTGAGGAACCAACCAAAAAACACTAATGGGTATTATAGCTTTAGGATCATCCAACAGATTATACTTAGCTGCTACCCTTTTTCTCTTCATCTCTGTCAATGCTGAAATAATGGTTTGAAAAATGTTAACCATGAGGCCGATGCCCATTCTTTGTAGGCAAGAGATACCGGAGGGGTTTCTAGTGAATCTCCGAGCAAAGGGGACGAGCATGCGTTCATACAAAATGAGGCCTGTGACGAGGGTTAAGTTGCTAAAGATAGATAAACTAGCTGGTGGTATTTGGAAGGTTGGAGATAGGTGACAATCCATAGTGCGTGCTTGTTGTATAACGAAACTGCTATTATGGGAATTAGCAGTAACAAATAATATTCCTGCTGCCCAAATGGGTAAAAATCTGATAAATGACTTAAGCTCCTCAACTCTATGAACTGTGGCCAACTTCCAAAGATTTGGTGGATTTGAATCTGTTGCCTTGCCTTCTTCTACTACTGCAGCCTTGTCAATCCATCTGCAGAACACAAAAATTGTCaacatcataataataataataataataataaaataataataataataataataataataataataataataataataataataataataatgtgagTTAACGACGACATATTTATAATACTATCTATAAACAGTATAAACATGGGGTAATATAATGTATAGAAATATGCATCCATACAAAGACAAATAAATCTATTCATacctataatataaataaattaaatgtctTAGGGGATAATTCTAAAGGAATGAAAaggataattaattatatatcatTGGATAGAAAAGGACATGAAATGATATAGTATCATAATATCTAAAAATTAACTTTTGATTTTGAAATCCCAATTAGTTTTTTATATTTGTATTCTTACGAgccataataattatatatataaacttatCATACAATTTTCCCAAAGATTAACTCCATGGAATCTCCGGTTGAAAAAAAAAGCCATCAAATCATAATTACAATTATTTTTCCCTTAAATTAGGAGTGTAAAaaatagttaatttcattaaattacatatttatattaaaaagctaGATTTTTCATGTAAAAGTTACGATTAAAATATGCTTTGCATATTGGCTGAATGCATAAATTAATGCctgattttaaaaaaataataataaaagcccAGTTACATCATCTAATTTAAAACATCTCACTTCAtctaaattttcataatttaatacaTTTAAGAAAGAATACATAAATTAACTCctgatttataaaaaataataataaaaaaatctatTGGCGCCTttaatttgttaaattttttcttcaattttgatATTGACTAGAATCACAAGATTCATTTCATTCAA
It encodes:
- the LOC110659031 gene encoding protein NRT1/ PTR FAMILY 3.1-like → MEPKVDFRDSNKAEGETKDIEKIENEKKKKLGGIKTLPFILATEVCDRFATVGFHANMITYLTKQLNMPLVKASNTITNLDGTASLTPLIGALIADSFAGRFWTIAVGSLIYELGLITITTTALIKSLHPPPCPTLVNCQEASTFQVGILYLSLLLISLGLGGIRPCVVTFAADQLEMDKSSIASRTWNFFNWYYFSMGIARLAALSIVVYVQDNVGWGWGLGIPTIALALSFVAFVSGSPLYRKMQAGGSPIVRLSQVIVSAVRKRKAQVPEDSSLLYQNEQLDAVISVHGKLLHTNQFKWIDKAAVVEEGKATDSNPPNLWKLATVHRVEELKSFIRFLPIWAAGILFVTANSHNSSFVIQQARTMDCHLSPTFQIPPASLSIFSNLTLVTGLILYERMLVPFARRFTRNPSGISCLQRMGIGLMVNIFQTIISALTEMKRKRVAAKYNLLDDPKAIIPISVFWLVPQFFLHGIAEVFTTVGQTEFLYDQSPESMRSIGIGLYWMANSLGNYLGTLLVSLVHKYSSNQTNNWLPDRNLNRGKLDYYYWLVTCIQVLNILYYVICSWFYTSKRLEEAKEEDTQVAKEDIKNGEVQLAAIS